The window TCCATCACCAGTATGTACCTCCGAAACAAAATCACTCTCACGCCGCCTtttccagcttctcgacgacctcgaggagccTCTGCACCTtgctctcgacctcgaccctGCTCCGCTCCTGCGCCTCGTACGTCTCCCGGAGCCGGTCGACCATGAAGGGCTTCAGCGGCGTCCTCTTGGCAGCCTTGTAGTCGTACACGACGATGTCCTCGAAGCAGCGCGCCGCGGGGCGGCGGTGCACGTCAGACACGAGGAGAGCCTCGAGCAGGATGTAGTCGGACTCGTACGTCGGCTCCGAAACGATCTTGTGCAGGACCGTGACGTGGTCCGGGTAGGCCATCGGCTAAGATCTGTCAGTGTCCGTTGCAGCAGGCGGAGTTGCACCGGACCGGCCTCCGTGCCGTATCCGTGGCACGCCACGGGGGCGCATGCAAACTTACAAACTTGTAGTCCGTTTTCATGCTCCTCATGATGAGCCCGACGTCACGCGGCGACATGAAGGCCTCCCACGCGTCCCTGTGTGTCGggtcgatggtggtggcgaAGTTGCGCAGCCAGTTGAACCGCGCCGACTCGGCGTACTTGTTGTAAACGACATTGTTTACGTGACCTGCGCCTGTGAGCTGCTGTCCGCACTCGCCCGAGTTGGGGTGTGAATCATACCCTGCGCGTCGTGTTAGTGGCCTCTCTCGATCACGCACATACGCACACAaacacgcacgcacgcacgcacgcacagTCAACTCACCATTGCATCCTGTAAATCCCCCCCGAGGCCAAGTCAGCGAtactctcactctcatccCGTCTCATCCCAGCTTTTCAAAACACGCGGGGCGCACGAACCTGATCTCCCCAGGTCACGGTATGTCTATCTAATCCCCTCCACCCGGAGCCCGTAAGGAAGCCCTCCCGCCCGGCCAGCAGTTCGAGCCActgcccgtcgacggcctcctgcAGCGCCTTCAGGTCATCCTTCTGCTGGCCCTGGAGCCCGAGGCTGCCGCACCTCTTGATGCGGGCCTGCAGCTCGGAGAGCCATCGCGGGTTCAGCGCCGCGCCGTTGCTGTTCCCGTTGGCGGCCGCGGGACACCGCGCCGAGGTCGCAAAGGCGCGCCGGGGGATATGGGCTGGGAGACGGGCCAGAcaggcgccgagggcgattGAACTGCGCATTGTGACTCGAGGGGGGGTATTTTGAGCTTTATTCTCGAGCGCAATAGTGTAAagagaaaacaaaaaacaaaagggAGAAAGTAGTAGGAAATATGTCCTCGGGAAGCCAAGCGTGAAGAATTTGACAAGGGCCGATAAGTGAGGAAACCCGGCTTCTGTCGGCTGCCGCCTATGAGATTTGAGGAATCGGGTCGGAAAGTGAGCGAGGTTGATAAGTGGTCCCGCCCCCAATCCAATTCCATCCTGCATTGTTACCACTGGATCGGTCCGGTAGTTGGCGTCCTTCTCGCTTGGACCATCACCCTTCTGGTGAATGACAGGACATGGGGTCCCTCCCGGCTCGGGCTCGTGGTTGAGCTGCTCTCTTCTGTCGCCGTGACCAGCAATTGCCTTTAGTTTTCCCCTGCATGTTTTTAAGTGTTTCGGATTTCTGGGAGCATGGTACTAAGTTGCCCGGCCATGGAACTGTGTTGGTGGGTTGTCAACGGCTGAGCGGATTACTCCACGACAAACAGACGAACCTCGGCGATCTTTCGGCATTCAATACATAGTTCCGCAATTCATCCAAGCTGTCACACCGAGCAAGGCTTAGCCTTGAACTCCCCTTGGTGTAGTTGGTTCATCACGTTCGACTGTAATGGTTACATTGTCATCGAAAGGTCTCTAGTTCGATTCTGGAAGGGGAGAACTTCTTTTTTTGTGTTCTTCGCTTTGGTTATCTCGACGAGTCATTGATAAATAGCACATACGTCCAACTGCTACAGAATGCTTTTGCAATTGAGTCTGAGTTGGTACGACTCTGCCCCAGTTGTCGCGACTCTGCCAAGCGGGGTGAGGGGGAATGGGTTTGAGTTCGCGCGTGAGGCGGTGCGCAGACATGTGGCGATAGTGGCGTCCAACTAAGATCCCCCCCCTTGCGTTTCCCTCAGCGACTTTCCTGCAACTTGACAGCAAGATCAATCAAGGAACATTCCTACTTCCTCAAATTGAAGACCTCTCAATTTGAGTCTTTTTTGTTACTTTACTTAGTTAGGCATTACAACGAAGAACCACGGGCGTGGATCAGCCTCATGCGCTCAGAATTGAAAAATCGAAACTGCTAACTGCGCCACACCCGCCCGACTGGGTGGTCACATTGCCGATGTTCTCCAACCAAGGATTTtagaagaaaaaaaatagaaggaaaaaaaaaaagaaacgaAAAACAAAGCCAAACGGTGGGACTTGTCGGTGGAGACCGAGAACCCCCGACCGACGCTGACGCAGGACCAGGCGGGAGCTCCGAGCTGCAACGGGAGAGCGGTGGTCATAGCTTCTTCCACCCTTTTCCCATCTCGTCGCCCCACCTTCCAGATCAGGGAATGTCTCCACTCTTGGTGAACGACACAACTGCACCTGCTGACGGCAGCCGCGACGCAGACGCTGGTCCCCAACAATCTGCACGCGTCACGCCTCGATGCTCTCTacggctgccgccgccgtcgccgtcaggGCCGGAGCCGGCACCGCATGCTGTCTGTGTAAGAATACCACGGCATTCTGGtcgtttttttcttcttcttccatctcTTCAGCTACCGCCCGCATCCAGTTTGTACGGCCTGCAAATTGCAGGCTGCGCGAGGTTGTAGTCACTTGGGCGGTGGCTGCGGATGCAGACACGCGTCGGCGAGTCACAACAATCACGGCCTCAACTGGGCTGCTCGACGCAACGCAACGGCAACATTTGTCCTAGAATCCCTTTTGCCCTGTTTCTCTGTCTGATGGTATAGTGCAATACACAACAATGGGGAACTTGAACTTCCCCGTGTAGCCAAGCTGCCCGCGGCATCGCACACAAGCGGCCTTTCATCGGGGCTCGCCGGGCTCACCGGCCTGATCTGCCTTGGAGACGCATCGTGTTTGTTTAGACACAGAAACTCTGGAAAGACAAACGCGACACTATCTCATGATCACAATCCCCCAAAGATGGCTCTTATCGGACTCGTTCAACACTTGATCGTCAGATGCGGCGCTCAACGGGTTCTCCGTCATAGAGTTGCTGTGCGTATAGGAGACTGGCACCACGTGACATACAGCCTTCCCCTATTTCTGGTTGTCACGGTTCACAGGATGCTGGTTTATGAGTGAATGTCTGGCTGTCGTGTTCGGATCCGCTTCTGATCTTAGTTAGTTCAGCATCGTAATGATGACTGGTCACAGTCTCGTCGTTTCGAAGTTCGTCGCGAGGCGCTGGCGACGTGTTGGTCGAGGCGAGTTGCGAGGTGGTGACGCACACACGTCTCCTCCACCTCGGGCATCCATGCGTCATGCTCAAGGTTGCAGCACTGAAGCAAACGGCGACTCTGATGATCGAAAAAAAGCGAGAAAAATAGAGCACGAGGTTAGATGGTCATTTTAAATGTGTTTATAGGGACATCAGACCAGTGGAGGTGGCGATAGTCGCGGTTCAGGGACGAGGCCAGCCAAATGTGAATAGCTTCTATCACGATTCTCGTCATAACAACTGCAATGTACCCTGATGGCACGAGATTGACCTCAAATTGCTCACGAAAACTGGCCGTCAATGGAGAAAGTGATCGCAAGATTGCACGAGACGCGAGAGAAGACGCTACAAAAGGGTGCGGTCGTGGGCACGTGTGAGAGGCGATGCACTGGTTTCCGCCGGTCGCATGACGCGATCGCGATGGGGACGAGGGGCGAAACTCGGTGTAAGTCAAATCAGGCAGGGAAAATGGGAGAATTCCAGAAAAAATATGCCAGAACAGATCGTCGACCTAGACGATGGGATCGGGTATTTCCCAGATGCAGCGACATGGCGTTGGTGGTGATTGCGATGGAGGGGGTGGTGCAAGATGGTTTGCTGCGGATAGCTTCAATTCACACGAAGCGCGACCGAATCACGACAGACCGTTTCCCCCTCGGAGTGCGGTACGCGATGCCCGGGCTGCACCACGCGATAAAAGGCAGAGAAAAAACACCAACTGATGGAGAAAAATGCGAGCAACAGCATGATGGGACTGGACCGAGATGAAACCGGAAGTGCAAAGTGAGGGGCCGGATGCGACTGGTGGCATTCGCGACGAACGAGTTGGGCGACGATGGGCAAAAAAAGGACATCTCGGCGGGCGAAAGGTGTTGAGAGGCGAGGCAAGTTGGGGCCGGGTCTGAGGGCGGTGGATCGGCGGGTGCAGGGCTCGAAAACGTGGCAGTTGCGAGGCATGAGTCATTTAATCGTGATGGAGGGTGAGTAGAACGGGAGACGGGAgggaaaagggaagagaagaggaagaggagagggacggaggaggaagacgagcgCGGGTGCTTCGAGgtgggcgatgaggatgagctTGGTGGGATGGCGACGTGTGCGGGATCAGAGGGcgggtgagggaggggaaggaaggaccACGGCGAGTGCGACGTCTGCAACTCaccttccctctctcccactGACACAGATAAACCGGACCAATTAAAAAATTCAGACAGGAGGGATGGGAGGAAAGTATGAAAATGAAAAATGCAACAGAAGGACAA is drawn from Colletotrichum destructivum chromosome 6, complete sequence and contains these coding sequences:
- a CDS encoding Putative HotDog domain superfamily protein; amino-acid sequence: MRSSIALGACLARLPAHIPRRAFATSARCPAAANGNSNGAALNPRWLSELQARIKRCGSLGLQGQQKDDLKALQEAVDGQWLELLAGREGFLTGSGWRGLDRHTVTWGDQDAMLTGAGHVNNVVYNKYAESARFNWLRNFATTIDPTHRDAWEAFMSPRDVGLIMRSMKTDYKFPMAYPDHVTVLHKIVSEPTYESDYILLEALLVSDVHRRPAARCFEDIVVYDYKAAKRTPLKPFMVDRLRETYEAQERSRVEVESKVQRLLEVVEKLEKAA